A genomic segment from Mucilaginibacter terrenus encodes:
- a CDS encoding TonB-dependent receptor, which produces MAQTNLAGISGKVTGPGGEVLPNATITVKNESTGFSIKSTSNSAGAFLLKELPLGSPYSITVEAMGMTAQKQTGYSLNQGDLLQVTFAMQNKVNELNVVEIKSPALRNKVENIGSSTAVTAKDIAKLPVNGRNFSSLADLSPLSAGSSLNGQLASATNYTIDGMAARGTISGGLPTGAYSISLEAVREFQVVTNQYDVTYGNAGGGTISTVTKSGTNVLSGSAFTYGRANWLSSPYGLNGLKRNQSFSTYQYGFSLGGPIVKDKAQFFIAWDHQADSRPLYIANIQSADDEKRYNVTQATLDNYLSIARSKYGVANTPQFGQFDKFKNTHAGFARIDWQINSKNLFTIRDNFIYDLDNQSDGDNTSINIYEVYSTRKSMNNSIMASLRSILSPTLTNELKIQHYWEYNKLFANSQLPADNIPRAIVQNISSAAADGSTYTTAIQLGGQRYGGDYFNNNVVQLTNNVYWTKGKYNFTFGGGLSFTNQNSIYGSEINGRFYFTGLTNFNNLTPYRYARDIYTSDDRNIKFNILAPNLYAQVQTTLFPGFDLTAGVRLDYTDYLDRANYNPVVDRTLGLNTSNKLTTLQVQPRVQATWDVGQNGRDIIRVGGGILGSALNPYSMINNMLFDGSHILSVDLTGNLVPTPNFPAYRKDPNSAPGADLLANANIPKLATINMNGKDAKVPTVYKANASYSHFFAQNFRVTLSGYLSLGRNNYTYLDQNMVDAPYFRIAAEDNRGVYVPANTIDVKNGSADWTQGRKTTEVGRVLELQSIGRVNQMAFVMDAYYRYYKQGEISVSYTWNQTKDNTSYNGNVANTATLNQYVKDDPRNLGPLSYSDNHFRSKIVAYGSSPTFHGFSAGVRFSGLAGTRYSMVVNGNVNGDFVASNDLAYIYDPNAASTPQYLKDGINAILNNPKVEESMKTYIRNSFGKIAERNGGVNPFYGVVDLRLLKKLNIYKKQYLELSVDLFNVANLLNKEWGVNHNVGTTSVYTIKNFDAAAKQYGYSVNTNAGVSNLSGNPYQFQIGVRYGF; this is translated from the coding sequence ATGGCACAAACAAACTTGGCCGGCATATCCGGTAAAGTAACAGGCCCTGGTGGCGAAGTTTTACCAAACGCCACTATCACCGTTAAAAACGAGTCGACAGGCTTCTCTATCAAATCAACCTCTAACTCTGCCGGCGCGTTCCTGTTAAAGGAACTTCCGCTGGGCTCACCTTACAGTATAACTGTAGAGGCTATGGGTATGACCGCTCAAAAGCAAACAGGATACTCGCTTAACCAGGGCGACCTGCTGCAGGTAACCTTTGCTATGCAGAACAAGGTTAACGAACTAAACGTGGTAGAAATTAAATCGCCTGCGTTACGCAACAAGGTAGAAAATATAGGTTCCTCAACCGCAGTTACCGCAAAGGACATTGCTAAGCTACCCGTAAACGGACGTAACTTTAGCTCGCTGGCAGATCTTTCTCCACTAAGCGCGGGCAGCAGCCTCAACGGCCAGCTGGCATCGGCAACTAACTACACCATCGACGGTATGGCTGCACGCGGTACCATCTCCGGTGGTTTGCCAACCGGTGCTTACTCTATATCGCTGGAAGCGGTGAGGGAGTTCCAGGTGGTAACCAACCAGTATGATGTTACTTACGGTAATGCAGGTGGCGGTACTATCAGTACAGTAACTAAGTCGGGTACCAACGTATTATCCGGTAGCGCGTTCACTTACGGTCGTGCAAACTGGCTTTCCAGCCCGTATGGTCTTAACGGATTGAAACGTAACCAGTCGTTCTCTACTTACCAGTACGGGTTCTCTTTAGGCGGTCCTATCGTGAAAGACAAGGCACAGTTCTTTATAGCATGGGATCACCAGGCCGATTCACGCCCGCTATACATTGCCAACATCCAGTCGGCAGATGATGAGAAACGCTACAATGTTACCCAGGCTACATTGGATAATTACTTGTCAATTGCCCGTTCTAAATATGGCGTGGCCAACACACCGCAGTTTGGCCAGTTTGATAAGTTTAAGAACACACACGCAGGCTTTGCCCGTATAGACTGGCAGATCAACTCCAAAAACTTGTTCACCATTCGTGATAACTTTATTTACGATTTGGATAACCAGTCTGATGGCGACAACACATCCATCAATATTTACGAAGTATACAGCACCCGCAAGAGCATGAACAACAGCATTATGGCATCTTTGCGTAGCATACTGAGCCCGACATTAACCAACGAGTTGAAAATTCAGCACTATTGGGAATACAATAAACTGTTTGCTAATAGTCAGCTACCTGCAGACAATATCCCGCGTGCTATTGTACAGAACATATCTTCTGCAGCGGCGGATGGTTCAACTTATACAACAGCTATACAATTAGGCGGTCAGCGTTATGGCGGCGACTACTTCAACAACAACGTAGTACAGCTTACTAATAACGTTTACTGGACCAAAGGCAAGTACAACTTTACCTTCGGTGGTGGTTTGTCGTTCACTAACCAAAACTCAATCTACGGCAGCGAGATAAATGGTCGATTTTACTTTACCGGCCTTACCAACTTTAATAACCTTACCCCATACCGTTATGCAAGGGACATCTACACATCTGATGACAGGAATATAAAATTCAACATACTTGCCCCTAACCTTTATGCGCAGGTACAAACAACATTGTTCCCGGGTTTCGACCTGACAGCTGGTGTTCGTTTAGACTACACCGACTACCTGGACAGGGCAAACTACAACCCGGTTGTTGACCGTACACTGGGCCTTAACACCTCCAACAAGCTTACCACCCTGCAGGTGCAGCCAAGGGTACAGGCTACCTGGGATGTTGGCCAGAACGGCAGGGACATTATCCGCGTAGGTGGTGGTATTTTAGGTTCAGCCTTGAACCCGTACTCCATGATTAACAATATGTTGTTTGATGGCAGCCACATCCTGAGTGTTGACCTTACCGGTAACCTGGTGCCAACGCCAAACTTTCCGGCATACCGTAAAGACCCAAATTCTGCTCCCGGTGCCGACCTACTGGCAAACGCCAACATACCTAAGCTGGCTACAATTAACATGAATGGTAAAGATGCTAAAGTGCCTACGGTTTATAAAGCTAACGCATCTTACTCGCACTTCTTTGCACAGAACTTCCGCGTAACCTTAAGCGGTTACTTAAGCCTTGGCCGTAACAACTACACCTACCTGGACCAGAACATGGTTGACGCTCCTTACTTCCGCATAGCTGCTGAAGATAACAGGGGCGTGTATGTGCCTGCAAACACCATTGACGTTAAAAATGGCTCGGCCGACTGGACACAAGGCCGTAAGACTACCGAGGTAGGCCGCGTGCTGGAGCTGCAGAGCATAGGCAGGGTGAACCAGATGGCTTTTGTTATGGATGCTTATTACAGGTACTACAAACAGGGCGAGATTTCGGTATCATACACCTGGAACCAAACTAAAGACAATACCTCATACAATGGTAACGTAGCCAACACTGCCACGCTGAACCAGTATGTAAAAGATGATCCGCGTAACCTTGGTCCGCTAAGCTACTCTGATAACCACTTCCGTAGCAAGATAGTTGCTTATGGCAGCTCGCCAACCTTCCATGGCTTTAGCGCAGGTGTAAGGTTCTCTGGCCTTGCCGGTACCCGTTATTCAATGGTGGTGAATGGTAACGTTAACGGCGACTTTGTTGCCAGCAACGACCTTGCTTACATATACGACCCGAATGCTGCGTCTACACCGCAATACCTTAAGGATGGTATCAATGCTATCCTGAACAACCCTAAGGTAGAGGAGAGCATGAAAACGTACATCCGCAACAGC